The following proteins come from a genomic window of Candidatus Thorarchaeota archaeon:
- a CDS encoding nucleotidyltransferase domain-containing protein: protein ARGEQTPLSDLDLAILWEKESSVEARKRNLLRLSQKLSRRFNLDVDVRSLNEASLELQYRVVSGGKVIFCEDRNRRLEFEDRVVMEFLDFKPMIAVYNQYMHKRIEETGKV, encoded by the coding sequence ACGCTAGAGGAGAGCAGACCCCTCTCAGTGACTTGGACCTTGCAATTCTTTGGGAAAAAGAGAGCTCTGTCGAGGCCAGAAAGAGGAATTTGCTGCGTCTCTCACAAAAGCTCTCTCGAAGATTCAATCTTGACGTGGATGTGAGGAGTCTGAATGAAGCATCTCTAGAGCTGCAATATCGTGTCGTATCCGGAGGCAAAGTAATTTTCTGTGAGGATAGGAATAGAAGGCTTGAATTCGAAGACCGAGTAGTGATGGAGTTTCTTGACTTCAAGCCAATGATTGCAGTGTATAATCAGTATATGCACAAGAGAATCGAGGAGACCGGCAAGGTATGA
- a CDS encoding DUF86 domain-containing protein encodes MNNMDIIDTRLSKLSETMRLLRGVAQEDKSVFLHDQIKLGAAKYYLLEAIQICLDIGNHIIGSMGWERPQDYASVFRILEQNQVLPKELAEKLEEMARFRNRIVHLYGDFDNEILYSVLNEDISDIDSFADHVLKFMKTKK; translated from the coding sequence ATGAATAACATGGATATTATTGATACTCGCCTCAGCAAGTTATCTGAAACGATGAGATTACTGCGAGGGGTTGCTCAAGAGGATAAATCTGTTTTCCTCCACGACCAAATCAAGCTGGGAGCTGCAAAATACTATCTCCTAGAAGCGATTCAAATTTGTCTCGATATCGGAAACCATATCATTGGGTCTATGGGCTGGGAAAGACCACAAGATTATGCCTCGGTCTTCAGAATCCTCGAACAGAATCAGGTATTGCCAAAAGAGCTTGCTGAGAAGCTTGAAGAAATGGCGAGATTTAGAAATCGAATCGTGCATCTATACGGAGATTTTGACAATGAAATTCTCTACTCTGTTCTAAACGAGGACATCAGTGACATTGATTCGTTCGCTGACCATGTTCTCAAATTCATGAAGACGAAAAAATAG